In Liquorilactobacillus hordei DSM 19519, the following proteins share a genomic window:
- the flgL gene encoding flagellar hook-associated protein FlgL, producing the protein MRISNNIMYSDFIKNLGTNSSKVQKTMNQLSSFKEVSKSSDNPLLVSKIMGLNVALDQNQMYSKTINDAISWTQVQDSALNDAGTTMLRIRTLVQSSATATAGTDEVKANKDEIQQSISELVDTLNTNFDGRYIFGGSNTNTPPYVVKKNSDGDITGIDYQGTDQNLPREISEGVSVDLLSNGNNLMNTHDKTTGKDDNLGTYFNDLVSALNSDDKTQLSGDLLSRFDNLSDNITSVRSQVGALENRLSAAQSRNSTETLNLKEEISDKQDVDVASKYMEYQNQMTAYQATIAMGTKIMQTTVLNYLD; encoded by the coding sequence ATGAGAATTTCAAACAATATTATGTATAGTGACTTTATTAAGAATCTAGGGACTAATTCTAGTAAAGTTCAAAAAACGATGAATCAGTTATCGAGTTTTAAGGAAGTCAGCAAGTCGTCTGACAATCCTTTGCTGGTTTCGAAAATTATGGGACTGAATGTTGCACTTGATCAAAACCAGATGTATTCGAAGACTATTAATGATGCTATCTCATGGACTCAAGTACAGGATTCTGCGTTAAATGATGCTGGCACAACAATGTTGAGAATTCGGACATTAGTTCAGTCTTCAGCGACAGCAACTGCAGGTACAGATGAAGTGAAAGCAAATAAAGATGAGATTCAACAGTCAATTTCAGAATTGGTTGATACATTGAATACAAATTTCGATGGACGTTATATTTTTGGTGGCAGTAACACTAATACACCACCATATGTAGTTAAAAAAAATAGTGATGGTGATATTACTGGAATCGATTATCAAGGAACAGACCAAAATTTACCGCGCGAGATATCTGAAGGCGTATCAGTTGATTTACTATCCAACGGTAATAATTTGATGAATACCCATGATAAAACTACTGGTAAAGACGATAATCTAGGAACATATTTCAATGATTTGGTTAGTGCGCTTAATTCGGATGATAAAACACAACTGTCAGGTGATTTATTATCGAGGTTTGACAACTTGAGCGATAATATCACTTCGGTACGGTCACAAGTTGGGGCTTTGGAGAATAGGCTGAGTGCGGCACAATCCAGAAACAGTACAGAAACACTTAACTTGAAAGAGGAAATATCTGATAAGCAAGATGTTGATGTGGCTTCAAAGTACATGGAATATCAGAACCAAATGACAGCTTATCAAGCAACAATTGCGATGGGGACTAAGATTATGCAGACAACGGTGTTAAATTATTTGGATTAA
- a CDS encoding FliM/FliN family flagellar motor switch protein, translated as MNNIGLDLQVVLGESELELSNFLHLEPGDILKLDSKINEPLDSYVEGSPYYSVKLGKKNNQIAVELIDKLEGETQ; from the coding sequence ATGAACAATATTGGACTTGACTTACAAGTAGTCTTAGGTGAATCGGAGTTGGAGTTATCGAACTTCTTACACCTTGAGCCAGGAGATATTTTGAAGTTAGATAGTAAGATTAACGAGCCGCTTGATTCGTATGTTGAAGGCAGTCCGTATTATAGTGTCAAATTGGGTAAGAAAAATAATCAGATTGCTGTAGAATTAATCGACAAGTTAGAGGGGGAAACTCAATGA
- the flgM gene encoding flagellar biosynthesis anti-sigma factor FlgM — MKIDGYQGTNIYGEQAAKLSKNTQLAADKNQTSNKSSKESTSVELSEKAQKIMQGAHVEPGIDLNKVATLKNAINSGNYKISAEDIAKRMMAQVNIQKED; from the coding sequence TTGAAGATCGATGGTTATCAAGGAACTAATATATATGGAGAACAAGCTGCCAAGCTTTCAAAGAATACACAATTGGCTGCAGACAAGAATCAAACTTCTAATAAGTCGTCTAAAGAGTCAACAAGTGTTGAATTATCAGAAAAGGCACAAAAGATAATGCAAGGTGCTCATGTTGAACCTGGAATTGATTTAAACAAGGTTGCAACTCTAAAGAATGCAATTAATAGTGGAAATTATAAGATATCAGCAGAGGATATCGCCAAACGAATGATGGCACAAGTCAATATACAAAAGGAAGACTAG
- the flgK gene encoding flagellar hook-associated protein FlgK: MSGLFGTLNTATTGMSANQVALQTSSHNIANTNTDGYSRQRVQLQTTPPYTITGVGTMGTGVKTAKITRVVDDFVRNQIRSANSQYQFYNQKSDTLGQLEETFNEPSDNGVIKQLSTLTSSWTQLGNNPELGTAKTLVVENASTLGDTIRGMAKNIEQLKDDSVQSVAKNTLDFNEKVKQLQTLNEQIYNMSSQGETPNDLLDSRDSLLKDISGLADISTSIDGYGRASIQLGGQDILTKDTRATLSTVMESTNGQSSIAFGGDTVSSMEKITGDYSVGTVLISTDGTSGAKSYSQLDIASGTIGGLQSSVNEIQKRTDELNDFVSTITKTVNTIYTDGKSSTTGFFEMGDDPQNYALNFKVSDAVTNNPQSMSVGRTNLSGDGSKALAIAKLATVKFGQPVDDTQLGSYDATSMTFKDSASGSTYADDFNNIVTKNGISKQQADNTSAAQLSLLNQLEYKNESVSGVSLNEEMSDVIKFQQGFQANARLLSVVSEMLDTLINRTGV, translated from the coding sequence ATGTCAGGTTTATTTGGAACGTTAAATACAGCAACAACTGGGATGAGTGCTAATCAAGTGGCATTACAAACCAGTAGCCATAATATTGCAAATACGAATACGGACGGTTACTCTAGGCAGCGTGTACAACTGCAGACTACTCCACCTTACACGATTACTGGTGTTGGGACTATGGGCACTGGAGTTAAGACTGCAAAAATTACACGTGTTGTTGATGATTTTGTGAGAAATCAAATTAGAAGTGCTAACTCACAGTATCAGTTTTACAATCAAAAATCGGATACTCTCGGACAACTAGAAGAGACATTTAATGAACCCTCTGACAATGGTGTGATAAAACAACTCTCAACGTTAACTAGTAGCTGGACGCAGCTTGGAAACAATCCTGAACTTGGAACTGCTAAGACATTAGTAGTTGAAAATGCAAGTACTCTTGGTGATACTATCAGAGGAATGGCCAAGAATATCGAGCAATTGAAGGACGATTCAGTTCAAAGTGTTGCCAAGAATACCTTGGATTTTAATGAGAAGGTTAAACAACTACAAACATTGAATGAACAAATATATAACATGTCGAGTCAAGGTGAAACTCCCAATGATTTATTGGATTCACGGGATAGCTTACTGAAGGATATCTCTGGACTGGCAGATATTTCCACTTCAATTGATGGTTATGGAAGAGCCTCAATTCAGTTGGGGGGCCAAGATATTCTTACCAAGGATACACGTGCGACTTTGAGTACAGTCATGGAGTCCACTAATGGACAATCCAGTATTGCTTTTGGCGGAGATACTGTCTCTAGTATGGAGAAAATAACAGGTGATTACTCAGTTGGAACAGTATTGATTAGTACTGATGGAACTAGTGGTGCCAAGTCGTATAGCCAACTTGATATTGCATCAGGAACAATTGGTGGATTACAGAGTTCGGTAAATGAAATTCAAAAGCGAACCGATGAACTTAATGATTTTGTTAGTACAATTACAAAAACGGTCAATACGATTTATACTGATGGAAAGTCTAGTACAACTGGATTCTTTGAAATGGGCGATGATCCCCAGAACTATGCGTTAAATTTTAAAGTCAGTGATGCAGTAACAAATAATCCTCAATCGATGTCTGTTGGACGAACAAATCTCTCAGGCGATGGATCAAAGGCATTAGCAATTGCAAAACTCGCAACAGTTAAATTCGGCCAACCCGTTGATGATACACAGCTTGGTTCGTATGATGCGACAAGTATGACCTTCAAGGATAGTGCTAGTGGATCAACATATGCAGATGACTTTAATAATATTGTAACTAAAAATGGTATCTCTAAGCAGCAAGCCGATAATACTTCTGCTGCACAGCTCTCGTTATTAAATCAATTAGAGTACAAAAATGAATCTGTTTCGGGAGTCTCCTTGAACGAAGAAATGTCAGATGTTATTAAATTTCAGCAAGGCTTCCAAGCAAATGCACGTTTGCTGTCTGTGGTATCCGAAATGCTGGACACGTTGATTAACAGAACGGGGGTATAG
- the fliY gene encoding flagellar motor switch phosphatase FliY: MSDSLSQEEIDAMMAGAGAGTSDTAEVTSDIDEKTRQDIIGEVGNISMSQAATTLSSILNKRVSITTPRVEATKFGDILGAIDTPKVSTVVGFKEGLVGSNLLLLEVKDAVIIADLMMGGDGKPENEQFTDLELSAVAEAMNQMIGSASTSMATMINRKVDILPPNVKLWEDPEAVHYDNLDSNADVYRISFSLSVEGLIESEIMQIFTADMVEDIAKAMLSDTATTVRNEEEPEVEAAAQTSAEKIVEPATTTSQPQAEPVVEKPVEVSKPEFQVLKDERKAEGDNLDLLLDVPLNLSVVLGRSEKKVRDILSFGTGSVIELDRLTDEPLEILLNGKPIATGEVVVINENFGIRITNILSPTQRINRLK; the protein is encoded by the coding sequence ATGAGTGACAGTCTATCACAAGAAGAAATTGATGCAATGATGGCAGGAGCAGGAGCAGGTACAAGCGATACTGCTGAAGTAACAAGTGATATTGATGAAAAAACAAGACAAGATATTATTGGAGAAGTAGGAAATATATCGATGTCACAGGCGGCAACAACCCTGTCATCTATTTTAAATAAACGTGTAAGTATCACTACTCCAAGAGTCGAAGCAACAAAATTTGGTGATATTTTAGGTGCAATAGATACACCTAAGGTTTCAACTGTTGTTGGTTTTAAAGAAGGATTGGTTGGCTCAAACTTATTACTTCTCGAAGTTAAAGATGCAGTTATAATTGCTGATTTAATGATGGGCGGAGATGGTAAGCCTGAGAATGAACAATTTACTGATTTGGAATTAAGTGCAGTTGCAGAAGCAATGAACCAAATGATTGGTTCGGCATCGACATCTATGGCAACCATGATAAATCGTAAGGTTGATATTTTACCACCGAATGTTAAGTTATGGGAAGATCCAGAAGCCGTTCACTACGATAATCTTGATAGTAATGCTGATGTATACCGTATTTCATTTTCATTGTCCGTTGAGGGTTTAATTGAAAGTGAAATTATGCAGATTTTTACTGCAGATATGGTGGAAGATATTGCAAAGGCGATGCTTTCTGACACGGCAACAACCGTTAGAAACGAAGAAGAGCCTGAAGTTGAAGCTGCTGCTCAAACAAGTGCAGAAAAAATTGTAGAACCAGCAACAACAACTTCACAACCACAAGCAGAACCAGTTGTTGAAAAGCCAGTTGAGGTGAGCAAGCCAGAATTCCAAGTACTGAAAGATGAGCGAAAAGCTGAAGGAGACAATCTAGATTTATTATTGGATGTTCCATTAAATCTAAGTGTTGTTTTGGGTCGAAGCGAGAAAAAAGTCCGCGATATTTTATCTTTTGGGACAGGATCTGTTATTGAATTAGATCGATTGACTGATGAACCTTTGGAGATACTACTTAATGGGAAGCCAATTGCTACTGGTGAAGTAGTGGTAATCAATGAGAACTTTGGTATTAGGATAACTAATATTTTATCCCCAACGCAGAGAATAAATCGTCTTAAGTAG
- a CDS encoding IS1380 family transposase — MKTLQEMAFNFNKNILVSHTGGQLSSDGGLTLCVELMAKFQFTNLADKLLRFNDQRRYCQHSNSSILRQLTLQIIAGYSTDSAATFLEKEPLFKLLLDKPSLASQATISRFWQRFDKDSVSTLQTLNEALIDRVRLLTNQTATIIDIDSTHSDTYGKQEATNYNAHYGTEGYHPLLATDQDGNLLKAVLRPGNAYTSKDVKAFLTPLLKHYQTQLPTTDILVRGDSGFATPEVYDVCEADDVFYIIRLKRNRKLQNLAEKFVKISDQTQWQEKETHYYSEIYQSASWPKPRQIYVKSTRAAGELIFSHEFIVTNLTNLTAETAFELYHKRGQMENYIKEAKAGFFFDKTDSSTFNANAARMMVSVLAYNIVNFLKQLALTKHDSGLCVSTLRIRLFKFAARVVHTGRRIQLRLSSYHVYHRLFYQVLQRIQAIE, encoded by the coding sequence TTGAAAACTTTACAGGAAATGGCATTCAATTTCAACAAGAATATTTTAGTATCGCATACGGGTGGTCAATTATCTTCCGATGGCGGGCTAACATTGTGTGTAGAACTGATGGCAAAGTTTCAGTTCACCAACTTGGCCGATAAACTATTGAGGTTCAATGACCAGCGACGATATTGTCAACACAGTAATTCTAGTATCTTAAGACAGTTAACTCTTCAGATTATTGCCGGTTATAGCACAGATTCTGCGGCAACTTTTTTAGAAAAAGAACCGCTTTTTAAATTATTATTGGATAAACCGTCTTTGGCTTCACAAGCAACAATATCACGTTTTTGGCAACGCTTTGATAAAGATAGTGTTAGCACATTACAGACTTTAAATGAGGCTTTGATCGACCGTGTTCGACTATTAACCAACCAGACAGCCACGATTATTGATATCGATTCGACTCACTCAGACACTTATGGCAAACAGGAAGCCACTAACTACAACGCACATTATGGTACTGAAGGATATCATCCATTACTGGCAACTGATCAAGATGGTAACTTATTGAAAGCTGTCTTGCGTCCTGGAAATGCCTACACCAGCAAAGATGTAAAAGCTTTTTTAACACCACTATTAAAGCATTATCAAACTCAGCTGCCCACGACTGACATTCTGGTTCGTGGTGATAGTGGCTTCGCCACGCCAGAAGTTTACGATGTCTGTGAAGCCGACGATGTGTTTTACATTATTCGACTCAAACGCAATCGGAAACTGCAGAATCTAGCTGAAAAGTTCGTCAAGATCAGTGATCAAACCCAGTGGCAAGAGAAAGAGACTCACTACTACTCTGAAATCTATCAATCAGCATCGTGGCCTAAGCCGCGGCAGATCTATGTTAAATCAACTCGAGCAGCCGGTGAACTGATCTTTTCACATGAATTTATCGTTACTAATCTGACTAATTTAACGGCTGAAACAGCCTTTGAACTGTATCACAAACGCGGCCAAATGGAAAATTACATCAAAGAAGCTAAAGCAGGTTTCTTTTTCGATAAGACTGATAGTTCAACGTTTAATGCCAACGCTGCCCGGATGATGGTTAGTGTACTGGCTTACAATATTGTCAACTTTTTAAAGCAGCTAGCACTGACAAAACATGATTCAGGTTTGTGCGTTAGCACATTGCGGATCCGTTTATTCAAATTTGCGGCACGTGTCGTGCATACTGGCCGACGCATTCAGTTGCGACTGAGCTCGTATCATGTTTACCATCGACTGTTCTACCAGGTTCTACAGCGTATCCAGGCTATTGAATAA
- a CDS encoding flagellin encodes MRINTNVSAMNTLRSLNAATTSKSNSLAKLSSGSRINKAGDDAAGLAISEKMKGQIGGLSQATRNAQDGISMIQTAEGALNETHSILGRMRDLSVQSANGTLSSDDRAAVNKEFNALHDEINRISTTTQFNTKNLLDTDNQKFTFQIGANAGQTMDVTIGKMDAKTLLGETDADSTVSLDATDAQKTAATTAAKATYEASDDGKAAVKAQTDAAQAVTDAAGDSVKLAAANAQKAAADKAYNDGLANVAATTIDQNGRDNATKAITSIDSAIKKVSDQRADLGAAQNRLTHTVNNLGTTEENLSEANSRIRDVDMAEEMTNFTKANILTQASTSMLAQANSMPNSVLSLLQG; translated from the coding sequence ATGAGAATTAATACAAACGTTTCTGCTATGAATACATTGCGTAGTTTGAATGCTGCAACTACATCAAAAAGTAACTCATTAGCTAAGTTATCATCCGGTTCACGAATCAACAAAGCTGGAGACGATGCAGCTGGATTAGCAATTTCAGAAAAAATGAAAGGCCAAATTGGTGGTTTAAGCCAAGCTACTCGTAATGCTCAAGATGGTATTTCAATGATCCAAACAGCTGAAGGTGCCTTGAATGAAACACATAGTATCTTAGGCCGTATGCGTGATCTCTCAGTTCAAAGTGCTAACGGAACTTTGAGTTCAGATGATCGTGCAGCTGTTAACAAAGAGTTCAATGCTTTACATGATGAAATAAATCGTATTAGTACTACAACTCAGTTCAATACTAAAAATTTATTGGATACAGATAATCAGAAATTCACATTCCAGATTGGTGCTAATGCAGGCCAAACAATGGATGTTACGATTGGTAAAATGGACGCAAAGACACTCTTAGGAGAAACTGATGCTGATTCAACAGTTTCTCTTGATGCAACGGATGCTCAAAAAACAGCTGCAACGACAGCTGCAAAGGCAACATATGAGGCTAGTGATGACGGCAAGGCCGCTGTGAAAGCTCAAACGGATGCTGCGCAGGCGGTTACAGATGCTGCTGGAGATAGTGTTAAGTTAGCAGCTGCAAATGCTCAAAAGGCTGCTGCAGATAAGGCTTATAATGACGGGCTTGCAAATGTAGCTGCTACAACAATTGATCAGAATGGACGTGATAACGCTACTAAAGCAATCACAAGTATCGATAGTGCTATCAAGAAGGTTTCTGACCAACGTGCTGATTTAGGTGCTGCTCAAAATCGTTTGACACATACTGTTAACAACTTGGGTACAACTGAAGAAAACCTTTCTGAAGCTAACTCACGTATTCGTGACGTTGATATGGCTGAAGAAATGACAAACTTCACGAAAGCAAACATCTTGACACAGGCTTCAACATCAATGCTTGCACAAGCAAACTCAATGCCAAACAGTGTTCTTTCATTATTACAAGGTTAA